GTTGGATGGAGAGTGTTTTCCGGCATTGACCAGAAAGGAATTGTAAGATCTGTCCAGATGTTTGATGGTGCAGTGAGTCGAAAGTTTCCATCTGCCTCTTCTGTCCAATCTTTTGGCTTTCCATCTTCCCGATAAGGCGCAATCGCTTGTCGCTTTAATTTCACAACATCTGCATCAAAATAGTAATCGTTTGAAACTGTACAAAACCAAATATCCTCAGAATTATTCTTCCAATTCTTTTTTGCCCCGCGTCCTTTTTCCCTCTCAAAAGTGATTCTGTTTCTGACAATCAGATACTTATCGCAAACGAACTGAATTGCTGTGGAAGATCGCCAATCCCCACAGATATAAACCGACGCACCCGGCTTTAACAACCGGATCAGTTTGGGTAGCCAAGACTCCATCCATTCCATATAACCCTCGACTGACTGCTGCTTAAAAGAATAGGTGTTAAAATCCTTGGTCAAATTATACGGCGGATCGAGAAAGAGGAGATCGATAAAATGTGAGGGTAGCCAATTGAGGATATGGTGAAGATCTTGGTTGATGACTCTGTTCAAGATGCTATTCGCTGAAGCAGGACCGGCGATTTTTAATAAATGCTGCCGGTAGTCCGCTCTTTCCTGATCTGATAGTGTTATTGTTCGGTTTCGTGGTGCCTTCTCCATAGCGATCTCCACTCTAGTTCTGTCTCCAATACTTAGTCACAATCTGTTCCCCGGTGCGATCAAGGGCACCAGCGCAAGAGGCAACTGTTTTGCCGAGATTGTCAATCCCTTCAGTTTCAATGAGAAAACCGTGCGAGCGATAGGTAACTAACTCTGCAATCTGACGGAAAGTGTCCATATCAATCCCCTCGACCTCAAGGAGTTGACTGATGCTCTCAAAAGGATTCCCCTCAGTCCCTGCTTCCGCCAATGTCTCTGCCCGCTCACTGTCTTCAGGTTCCGATTCACGACGGCTGATAATTGCACCCGCTTTGTCCGCGTCCATGCCGGGCAACAGTTGTAATATCTCTTGCGGTGCCGTGTTGATGTTGATGAAACCGCTGACTACTGCCTCATCCTTTGTGGTAATCTGATCCACAATGCTGCTAAACTCTTCCTCCGTTATCAGTTTAACTTCTTTGAGTTGATCAACATTTTGGAAGTTGCCTTGGCTGTTACGGTGGTCGATAATCCGATCGGCGATACCCTCATCAATACCGTCTAACGTCTCCAACCGCCCGGCATCGGCGGTGTTGATGTTGACGATATTCTCCTCTTCTTCATTGCTTTCCACACTAATCTGTTCACGAATGTTGTTAAAAACCTGCTCCGTGACCGCTGTTGCATCAATCAGATCGCTGATACTATCGAACTCACGCTGTTGGACCAATGCGTCCTTTTCCCCTTGAGAGAAGACGAGCTGATTGTTGTTCCCTCGAATCTGTGTCAACTGTTGTCCATCCGCATTGTTAATATTAACGCGTGGATTGCCGTTGGCATCGGTATTTTTGTCGATTGAATATACTGTTACCAGATCGACCAATCCGGGAACGCTCTGTTGGGTCCCAGCTGCCTCCGCCGCTATCCCGCTACCTACAGCCTCGGTTGCACTGGGACCTGCAGCTCCGTATAACAGATCTGGTGTCACGCCTGGGACTCGCGCTAGGTCTCGCACGGTGCGGTAGGGTCTTCCCTCTTCAATCGCCTGAGAAAGTGGTTGTTCTGTTATCTCCGGTTGTTGATAACCCATGAGAGTCAATAGACCTTCAATCATACTGACATCTACGGTGTTGATGTTGATCTTGGCACCTTCGTCAGTGATTCTAACACGGTAAGTAAGAGCATTTACGGAGGCGACGGCATCTCCGATCTGTTCCTCTAGCCCGTCCGCCCAATTTTCGCCGAGTGAATCGTAAGGGGTTTCATCCCCACGCAGCATCACAATTGCCCTTTCAAATCCCGCTTTTGCTGCGTAATGGAGCTTTATTCGATCTGCGAAATTTGCCTGCGCCCGCTGCTCCAAACGAATTGAATATAAAAAATGGGTTGCAAGGACGGAGAGAACTGTCAGCAGCCAGAGCGTCGAAATAAGAGAAAGTCCACACTCGCAGGTGTGTAGCGGCGATTTGCATCTGAGATGAAATGGTGCGCCTTTCCTGCTTTCCATTCTTTATGCCCTCATCCACCTGGTCCAGCGGCGGCTCCACCGGGCGGTTGTTCACTGAAGTTCACGCTCATTGGAAGATAAACCATTGTCGATTGGGTTATTGTACTGCTGCTGGTATTCTCGCTCTGCTGACTGTTTCCACCCCCAACAGTTATCCAAACAACAACAGATGTCGGAATCATCTCGGTGTCGTCCCACGACTCATACCACTCTTCGCCATCGTAGTATCGCACATCGAAGGAAGTAATCTGATCGATGATTGGAACAATATTCACATAGATTGGATTCCCCGCTTCATCCTCGGTGGGGAGGCTCTGCGAATCAAGCAGCGGTTGAATAACGGTTTCCACCTCCAACGCCGTCGTCGAAAGTCGGTAAAGGGCTAATCCACTCTCCACTTCACTATCTGCTGTCAAAAACTCACCACCCACCTCTGTCCTATTTTCTTGTTCGCTCCCAATCTGTCGAGCGGTATCTTCTCCAATATAGTAAGCGATTCGCTGGACATCGCTTACAAAGTTATCCTGATTGAGATCCTCATCTGCTACCACCGTTTGGTTTGCTGCATTCAATTCAGCGAGAAACGGGTCGGGATCGATATGAATCAACGTCACAAAACTGATTAAATCCCGATTAATCCCTTCCTCGATCGGATTATCCTGCGACACAATGACAAGAGACTCATCGCCTTGTACAGCTTGCAGATTGCTCAAGTCTGTGGCAACGCGCTCCAACGCTATTCGACATTTCTGTGTCATTACAATCCGTGATTCAGATTTTTGATAAACATCCAAGGCAACATTAAACGCCGTGTAGGAGGCACCTCCAATAATGATTAGGATACTGACAGCGACGAGCAATTCAAGTAAGGTAAAACCGTCGGCGTGGAGCGTAAGCCGTGAAATGTGAGATCTCATCCGCCGCTCCCTTGTCCCTGTTGACCACCCTGTGCCTGATCCTGTGGTATCTGACGGTCTGCGAGATAGGTGCTCGCTGAAACTAGCCTTTCTCTGCCACGCTCCTGCCATGTGACGGTAACGGTAACTGAGCGTAGCCCTTCAATCTCATCCAATTCCACATCTTGAACATCTGAATGCCAACGGAACCGTGAATCCTCTCCAAATTCACCATTCTCTTCGCCGATATCCGGATAACCCTCGGCCTCAACCGCCGCCAACCGAAATTTAAGGAGATACAAGGCGGTTGTTCTGTTTTCCGCCAGTGCTTGCCCTTTGGCCGCTTCCGTAAAGGAACGGAGTAACGTCGGCAGGGCTAGTGACAAAATGGCTAATGTGACGACGATTTCGATTAGGGTAAAGCCGTTTTTGTCGTCCCCAGATCGGCGGAAAAGTGAGATTAGATTATTCAGAGGATTCATCTGTCAACTCCAACGTTTCAAGTTGCTGCGAGTTAATTTTTTCAAGACGCACCCGTCCCGTTGCGTTTTCGACTGTTATAGACATTGTTTTACTGCGCTGATCTTGAATATATAGGACGGTGTCCTCCGACGAGCCTGTTGGAGAAAAGTAGATATAATCCACACCGGTATTTATTTGAATAGTCTGAAAATTATGATTCGTGATCATGCGTGCTAAACTCACGTTATGCCCCGGTTTCTGTGGTATTCCGAGGATTGCGTTTGTTCGTGAAGGAGACATTTGCTGCAATGTTGTGTTGCCTTGATCTGCGGTTGGTTGTTGGGCGGGTCGCAAACTTGAAGAACTCGCGGTTAGAGGCGTGGACGGGTCTCCGAGATTGAAAGTTTCGTTGGAGGCAAGCCAGTAGCGGTTTGTCGTCAAATCAAACACAACGAGGTAAGCTGCCCGCTCAGTAATTGCCATATCACGCGCAAAGTTGAGCATATCTCGGATGGCGTGGGCGGTGGATTTCAAGCGCGTTGATGCGGCGAATCCACGTAGAGATGGCATCGCAATAGAGGAGAGAATTGCGATCAACGCAAGCACGATCATGATCTCAATCAGCGTAAAGCCATTTGGGATGAGCGGATATAACTCCTCCTTACCATGTAGGGAACAACTGTTGCATCGGGTTGAACCCCTTTCTGAACGCAAAATCCGGTTGGGTAAGTGCATGTCTTTACCTTTAAGGAGTGAGACAAATGTTCGGTTCAATAAAGAACGACAGTGTGTGCCAATCTGCCTTATTGATCTATCTCCTGAATCCAGTTTGTGATGTCAGCGTTGAAGTCTGTACCTCCTTCCCTGCCATCCTTACCAAACGAATAGAGGTCGTAACTGTAACCTTCATGAAGGCCGGGATAGACATAGATGTAATTGTTGCCCCATGGATCTGTGAAAACTGGTTTGTTAATATAAGGACCACTCCAATTTTCGGGTTGCGGATTGGGCATTTGCCACAGTGCCTGTAGATTTTGTTCTACCGTTGGATAGTCTCCGATTTCGATCGCATACATCTCTAACGCGTTTTCCAAAGCGCTAATCTCCATCTTGGCTTTGGCGACCTTTGCCTTATCCGGCGCATTCAAGACCCGCGGTGCAATAAAGCTCGCCAACAGACCGAGAATAACAATAACAATCGTAATTTCAATAAGCGTCAGCCCCGATTCATCTGATTTTAACTGTTTGAACATTTTCTACCTCCCGTGTGGATATCTATAAACCAATGGTGCTAGCCTGCAGTTATTGATAATATGATGCGTGAAACGTCAAAACCATCAGTTCAGCGGTTCATCTAGCCCTAGCGGGGCGACATGTGTATCCGAAGGGTGGAACGTCAGAAAAATAAATGAACCAACCGACTAATGAATCAATGAACTCACCGATAAATCGGGATTCAAAGCGACTTGAACAATGCGGAAACGGCTTTCTCACTAACTAGCACCAAAGGTTATCAGATAATGGCTATCCACTGATCGAGGTGCTGGCTTCAAAGATCGGAAGGATCATCGCAACTGCAATAAATCCAATCAGTAACCCCATTAATAGAATCACCACGGGACCAATTGAGTTGGTAAGTCGTTCTAGATTTTTCTTGATTTCCAGATCGTAATATGTTGATAGTTTCGTCAGCATCTGTTCAGGATCGCCGGATTCCTCACCAATCGCAACCATGTGGGTCAGTAGCGGCGGGAAGACAGCACTTCGCTCCAATTCTCGTGACAAAGTCGATCCGCGCTCGATTTCTTGTTCCGCACTTGCGACCGCGTTCCCGTAAACCAAATTGCCGATGGTATCCTTGACAACGCGAAGTGCCGGCAGCAGTATCACGCCATTTTCAAGCAGCGTTGCCATTGTTCGCGTAAACCGTACCAGTGCAAAGTTACTGAAGATTATCCCAATAATCGGGAGTTTGAGTTTCACTCGATCAAAAGCCAGCTGTCCGCTTTCCGTGCGAATATACTGTCTGAGTCCCACGACGCCGCCAATTATCGCAATTAAAATGATCCACCAGTAAACACTTAAGAAATTAGTAACGCCAATAAGAAATCGTGTCGGACCGGGCAATGCAACATCCAACTCTGCGAACATACCGGTGAATTTAGGGATAACAAATGTCATCAAAACCGCCACCGCACCGACGCTTAACGCCAGCAAAATGGCGGGGTAGAACAAGGCAGAGGTCACTTCAGTTTTGAGAAGCCGTTGTCTTTCGGCAAACTCAGCGAGCCGTTCCAACACGACACCGAGAACCCCACCCGCTTCGCCCGCTCTTACCATATTGACATACAACTCGGAAAATACCCTCGGATGCTGTGCAAGTGCATCGTTAAGCGGTGAGCCGTGTTCGACATCATATTTGACCTGCTCAACGACCCGCTTGAGCTCGACGCTCGTAATCTGTTCTAGCGTCACCCCCAAAGCGCGAGATAACGGAACGTGGGCGTTAATCAACGTCGCCATCTGATAGGTGAAAAACTCAACCTCTGTCGCCTTAATCCGAGTAGGTAAGAAAGGAATATGAATCCCTTTTCGATCTTGAGTTTCTGCACTATCCTCAACGATGCTTGTGGGCCAATATCCCATCACCTTCAGTTTCGACACAAGTTCAGCCTTACTGCTCGCTTCTTGTGTATTGGTGACCACCGTTCCAGTGGTCGTCAGAGCTTCGTAACGGAATCTTGGCATCAGGAGTCCTTTCCTGCAATACGCAACACTTTTACGCGTTACGCTTCACCTTTCATACGACTTCGCCGATGTCAAACTCATCCTCTTGTGTGAGTCGTACAACTTCCTCGATGGTCGTGTAACCGGCAACCACTTTTCTCCAACCATCCTCCCGCAACGTTTTCATCCCCAGTCGCATTGCGGCGCGTTTCAGTTGGCTTGCCGACGCTCTTTGGATGGTCATCTCGCGCAATTCCTCACTTATTAGGATGACCTCAAAGAGTCCAATGCGTCCCTTATAACCACGACCACGACACTCCTTGCAACCGACCGCACGAGGGATAAGCAGATCAGCGGTGATTATCCCAGTTTGGCTGCCGAGCAGGTCTTGGACGCGCTCTGGTTCCGGGGTGTACATCTCATAACAATGTGGGCAAACCCGACGCGCAAGCCGTTGGGCAATAATGCCCTCCAGCGTTGAGGCAACTAAGTACGGTTCTACGCCCATATCCACCAAGCGAGTAACCGCACTTGATGCGTCGTTGGTATGCAGTGAGCTAAAGACAAGGTGCCCGGTCAAAGAGGTATGGATCCCCATTTCTGCTGTTTCATAGTCTCGGATTTCACCGACTAGCACTTTATCCGGGTCTTGGCGGAGGATGTGCCTCAATCCCGCTGCAAAGGTCACATTTATCTCCGGATTCACCTGAATCTGGTTTATCCCTTCCAATTCATACTCAACCGGATCTTCTATCGTAATAATTTTGACCTCCGGGGTATTGATCTCTTTCAGACAGGCATACAGTGTTGTCGTTTTACCGCTGCCCGTTGGGCCCGTTGCCAAGATAATGCCGTGTGGTTTCTGGATCATTCGAAAAAACTGATCCAAATTGTCCTCTAGCAAGCCAAGTTGTTCTAGACCGAACGAGATGGATTGCCTGTCAAGGATTCGCAGGACGACACTTTCGCCATGCACTGTGGGCA
This portion of the Candidatus Poribacteria bacterium genome encodes:
- a CDS encoding site-specific DNA-methyltransferase; translation: MEKAPRNRTITLSDQERADYRQHLLKIAGPASANSILNRVINQDLHHILNWLPSHFIDLLFLDPPYNLTKDFNTYSFKQQSVEGYMEWMESWLPKLIRLLKPGASVYICGDWRSSTAIQFVCDKYLIVRNRITFEREKGRGAKKNWKNNSEDIWFCTVSNDYYFDADVVKLKRQAIAPYREDGKPKDWTEEADGNFRLTAPSNIWTDLTIPFWSMPENTLHPTQKPEKLLAKLILASSRRGDIVFDPFAGSGTAGVVSKKLGRSFVMVEIDEEYCFYTQKRLQMAETDTTIQGYADGVFWERNTLQDMKKKEQGKSKSEATLELFPNN
- a CDS encoding helix-hairpin-helix domain-containing protein; this translates as MESRKGAPFHLRCKSPLHTCECGLSLISTLWLLTVLSVLATHFLYSIRLEQRAQANFADRIKLHYAAKAGFERAIVMLRGDETPYDSLGENWADGLEEQIGDAVASVNALTYRVRITDEGAKININTVDVSMIEGLLTLMGYQQPEITEQPLSQAIEEGRPYRTVRDLARVPGVTPDLLYGAAGPSATEAVGSGIAAEAAGTQQSVPGLVDLVTVYSIDKNTDANGNPRVNINNADGQQLTQIRGNNNQLVFSQGEKDALVQQREFDSISDLIDATAVTEQVFNNIREQISVESNEEEENIVNINTADAGRLETLDGIDEGIADRIIDHRNSQGNFQNVDQLKEVKLITEEEFSSIVDQITTKDEAVVSGFININTAPQEILQLLPGMDADKAGAIISRRESEPEDSERAETLAEAGTEGNPFESISQLLEVEGIDMDTFRQIAELVTYRSHGFLIETEGIDNLGKTVASCAGALDRTGEQIVTKYWRQN
- a CDS encoding prepilin-type N-terminal cleavage/methylation domain-containing protein — translated: MRSHISRLTLHADGFTLLELLVAVSILIIIGGASYTAFNVALDVYQKSESRIVMTQKCRIALERVATDLSNLQAVQGDESLVIVSQDNPIEEGINRDLISFVTLIHIDPDPFLAELNAANQTVVADEDLNQDNFVSDVQRIAYYIGEDTARQIGSEQENRTEVGGEFLTADSEVESGLALYRLSTTALEVETVIQPLLDSQSLPTEDEAGNPIYVNIVPIIDQITSFDVRYYDGEEWYESWDDTEMIPTSVVVWITVGGGNSQQSENTSSSTITQSTMVYLPMSVNFSEQPPGGAAAGPGG
- a CDS encoding prepilin-type N-terminal cleavage/methylation domain-containing protein; translated protein: MNPLNNLISLFRRSGDDKNGFTLIEIVVTLAILSLALPTLLRSFTEAAKGQALAENRTTALYLLKFRLAAVEAEGYPDIGEENGEFGEDSRFRWHSDVQDVELDEIEGLRSVTVTVTWQERGRERLVSASTYLADRQIPQDQAQGGQQGQGSGG
- a CDS encoding prepilin-type N-terminal cleavage/methylation domain-containing protein, whose product is MHLPNRILRSERGSTRCNSCSLHGKEELYPLIPNGFTLIEIMIVLALIAILSSIAMPSLRGFAASTRLKSTAHAIRDMLNFARDMAITERAAYLVVFDLTTNRYWLASNETFNLGDPSTPLTASSSSLRPAQQPTADQGNTTLQQMSPSRTNAILGIPQKPGHNVSLARMITNHNFQTIQINTGVDYIYFSPTGSSEDTVLYIQDQRSKTMSITVENATGRVRLEKINSQQLETLELTDESSE
- the gspG gene encoding type II secretion system major pseudopilin GspG translates to MFKQLKSDESGLTLIEITIVIVILGLLASFIAPRVLNAPDKAKVAKAKMEISALENALEMYAIEIGDYPTVEQNLQALWQMPNPQPENWSGPYINKPVFTDPWGNNYIYVYPGLHEGYSYDLYSFGKDGREGGTDFNADITNWIQEIDQ
- a CDS encoding type II secretion system F family protein → MPRFRYEALTTTGTVVTNTQEASSKAELVSKLKVMGYWPTSIVEDSAETQDRKGIHIPFLPTRIKATEVEFFTYQMATLINAHVPLSRALGVTLEQITSVELKRVVEQVKYDVEHGSPLNDALAQHPRVFSELYVNMVRAGEAGGVLGVVLERLAEFAERQRLLKTEVTSALFYPAILLALSVGAVAVLMTFVIPKFTGMFAELDVALPGPTRFLIGVTNFLSVYWWIILIAIIGGVVGLRQYIRTESGQLAFDRVKLKLPIIGIIFSNFALVRFTRTMATLLENGVILLPALRVVKDTIGNLVYGNAVASAEQEIERGSTLSRELERSAVFPPLLTHMVAIGEESGDPEQMLTKLSTYYDLEIKKNLERLTNSIGPVVILLMGLLIGFIAVAMILPIFEASTSISG
- the tadA gene encoding Flp pilus assembly complex ATPase component TadA, with product MRNAVGKSLVQLILDSNLISDDEHQQVLEEIETTGVTHTQALSKFVDSKSLALAEQALEYGVLCTLLEDVIPEAEVTERVSASFAYRSKVLPIRLSEGTLMVAMADVLDIRLIDEMRLVTECEIEPVLADEGDIEAAIIRAYGKTAAAILSEGIKGPVGAVATLERETIDDFGISEQDLSQDPTVINAVDQIIIDAVRLGASDIHIEPFPGELKIRYRIDGVLEDQPNPPPHLQSAITSRVKIMASMNVAERRRPLDGKIGVTVQSVGNRQIDLRVSTVPTVHGESVVLRILDRQSISFGLEQLGLLEDNLDQFFRMIQKPHGIILATGPTGSGKTTTLYACLKEINTPEVKIITIEDPVEYELEGINQIQVNPEINVTFAAGLRHILRQDPDKVLVGEIRDYETAEMGIHTSLTGHLVFSSLHTNDASSAVTRLVDMGVEPYLVASTLEGIIAQRLARRVCPHCYEMYTPEPERVQDLLGSQTGIITADLLIPRAVGCKECRGRGYKGRIGLFEVILISEELREMTIQRASASQLKRAAMRLGMKTLREDGWRKVVAGYTTIEEVVRLTQEDEFDIGEVV